From the genome of Lotus japonicus ecotype B-129 chromosome 6, LjGifu_v1.2, one region includes:
- the LOC130724042 gene encoding fatty acid desaturase 4, chloroplastic-like: MFSLAQHKYLPTLHHHQPCTNRPSLHAVRVSCSTRPSDPTPNVKHLIIKPRLSPPLPVAATTTATTRPTDNDPSLISDWSHRAWTTAGCTIILYTLAQSMNGANNLQTQVALVFAAFAGYITADLITGIYHWGLDNYGDESTPVFGPAIDNFQEHHKWPWVITKRQFARNLHALARSVTLIALPVDLIFHDPVLLGFMGWCLGCVMMSRQFHSWAHYPKSRLPKVVVALQDAGVLVGRSMHAEHHRPPYVTNYCIVSGVWNPVLDRFKFFEAMEKILYRMFGVRPRCWDDPAANGWLEENDEQEASHIKA, translated from the coding sequence ATGTTCTCCTTAGCACAACACAAGTACCTACCAACCTTACACCATCACCAACCTTGCACAAACCGACCATCCCTCCACGCAGTTCGCGTGTCTTGCTCCACAAGACCCTCCGATCCCACACCAAATGTCAAGCACTTAATCATCAAGCCCCGCCTCTCGCCACCACTACCAGTCgcagccaccaccaccgcaaccACCCGTCCCACGGACAACGACCCGAGCTTGATATCAGACTGGTCCCACCGTGCATGGACCACAGCAGGGTGCACAATCATCTTGTACACCCTGGCACAATCCATGAACGGTGCGAACAACCTGCAAACACAAGTCGCCCTAGTATTCGCCGCGTTCGCCGGTTATATCACGGCAGATCTCATTACTGGGATCTACCACTGGGGCCTTGACAACTACGGAGATGAGTCCACACCCGTCTTCGGCCCTGCCATTGACAACTTCCAAGAACACCACAAGTGGCCCTGGGTGATCACTAAGCGCCAGTTCGCAAGAAATCTCCACGCGCTGGCACGTAGCGTGACTCTCATCGCGCTCccagtagatctcatctttcaTGACCCTGTTCTCCTAGGGTTCATGGGGTGGTGTCTCGGGTGCGTGATGATGAGCAGACAATTCCATTCATGGGCGCACTACCCGAAGAGCCGCCTCCCTAAGGTGGTGGTGGCGTTGCAGGATGCTGGGGTGCTTGTTGGGCGGAGCATGCATGCGGAGCACCACCGGCCACCGTACGTGACGAATTACTGCATCGTGAGTGGGGTTTGGAATCCAGTGTTGGATAGGTTCAAGTTCTTTGAAGCCATGGAGAAAATCTTGTATCGAATGTTTGGGGTTAGACCAAGGTGTTGGGATGATCCTGCTGCTAATGGGTGGTTGGAGGAGAACGATGAGCAGGAAGCTTCTCATATCAAAgcataa
- the LOC130724023 gene encoding purple acid phosphatase 18-like has product MIDTAVHCCRAVPVFAVVSVVTNMKLNLILTVLLVVSVTATADYVRPQRRKALHLPWDSKSKPSSYPQQVHISLAGDKHMRVSWITDDKFAPSVVEYGTMPGKYESLAEGESTSYKYIFYRSGKMHHTVIGPLEDNSVYFYRCGGQGPEFQLKTPPAQFPITFAVAGDLGQTGWTESTLNHIDRCTYDVQLLPGDLSYADYMQHLWDSFGRLVQPLASAKPWMVTQGNHEVENIPLLKDGFIAYNSRWKMPFEESGSSSNLYYSFEVAGVHIIMLGSYADYDQYSDQYRWLKGDLLKVDRKRTPWLVVLFHVPWYNSNTAHQGEGGDMMKAMEPLLYAASVDLVLAGHVHAYERSKRVYNGRLDPCGAVHITIGDGGNREGLASKYINPPPKWSEFREASFGHGELKIVNSTHAFWSWHRNDDDEPVKSDDIWITSMVTSGCVDQKRNELGHTLKTP; this is encoded by the exons ATGATAGATACTGCAGTACATTGTTGTCGTGCTGTTCCAGTGTTTGCAGTGGTTTCTGTTGTCACAAACATGAAACTCAATTTGATTCTAACCGTTTTACTGGTCGTATCAGTAACTGCCACAGCTGATTATGTTCGACCTCAGCGACGTAAAGCCTTACATCTTCCATGGGATTCAAAATCAAAGCCTTCCTCTTACCCTCAACAG GTACACATTTCTTTGGCAGGAGACAAGCACATGAGAGTTTCTTGGATTACTGATGATAAATTTGCACCTTCAGTTGTAGAATATGGAACAATGCCAGGGAAATATGAATCTCTAGCTGAAGGAGAAAGCACAtcttataaatatattttctataGATCAGGAAAAATGCACCATACTGTAATTGGACCTTTAGAGGATAACTCTGTGTACTTTTACCGATGCGGTGGACAAGGACCTGAGTTCCAGCTCAAAACTCCTCCGGCTCAATTTCCAATTACTTTTGCGGTGGCCGGCGATCTAGGTCAAACTGGTTGGACTGAATCAACATTAAATCATATTGACCGATGCACATATGATGTTCAGCTGCTCCCTGGGGACCTTTCATATGCTGATTATATGCAACATCTCTGGGACTCATTTGGTAGGCTTGTGCAGCCGCTTGCTAGTGCAAAACCATGGATGGTAACACAAGGGAACCATGAAGTGGAGAACATACCCTTGTTAAAGGATGGTTTTATAGCCTATAACTCAAGATGGAAAATGCCATTTGAGGAAAGCGGATCAAGTTCAAATCTCTATTATTCTTTTGAAGTTGCTGGTGTTCACATTATCATGCTTGGCTCCTATGCAGATTATGATCAGTACTCAGACCAATATAGATGGCTAAAG GGTGATCTGTTAAAGGTGGACAGGAAAAGAACACCTTGGTTGGTTGTGCTATTTCATGTCCCATGGTATAACAGTAACACAGCCCATCAAGGCGAAGGTGGTGATATGATGAAAGCTATGGAGCCATTGCTTTATGCTGCTAGCGTTGATTTAGTTCTCGCTGGTCATGTGCATGCTTATGAACGCTCT AAACGTGTATATAATGGAAGATTAGATCCATGTGGTGCTGTCCATATAACCATTGGTGATGGAGGGAACAGAGAAGGCTTAGCTTCTAA GTATATAAATCCACCGCCAAAGTGGTCAGAATTCCGCGAAGCCAGCTTCGGTCACGGTGAGTTGAAGATTGTAAACTCCACGCACGCCTTCTGGAGTTGGCACAGGAATGACGACGATGAGCCTGTAAAATCTGATGATATTTGGATAACCTCTATGGTCACTTCAGGATGTGTTGATCAGAAGAGAAATGAACTTGGGCATACACTTAAGACACCCTAA